A window of the Butyricimonas faecalis genome harbors these coding sequences:
- the thrS gene encoding threonine--tRNA ligase, with product MVKIKFPDGNVKEFESGVTGMDIAKSISHKLAKEVLSISVNGVTWDLTRGITTDSEIKLYTWDDEEGRHAFWHSSAHLMAEALQAIYPNIKFGIGPAIENGFYYDVDPGEGVAIQEKDLAEIEKKMLELARKNEEYCRIDVSKQEALNHFSSLNETYKVELINDLEDGTITYYRQGDFTDLCRGPHLPNTSYIKAIKLTSVAGAYWRGNEHNKMLTRIYGITFPKQKMLDEWLVMMEEAKQRDHRKIGKEMELFMFSQAVGSGLPMWLPKGAMLRDRLEAFLRKVQKKYGYQQVITPHIGNVNLYKTSGHFQKYGKDSFQVITTPQEGEEFMLKPMNCPHHCEMYKFKPRSYKDLPVRFAEFGTVYRYEQSGELHGLTRVRGFTQDDAHLFCTPDQLKEEFKKVIDIIFTIFKALSFDNFTAQVSLRDPNNKEKYIGTDENWEKAESAIIEAAAEKGLKTTVELGEAAFYGPKLDFMVKDAIGRKWQLGTIQVDYNLPERFDLEFTGADNQKHRPVMIHRAPFGSMERFVAVLIEHTGGKFPLWLTPDQVVVLPISEKYNDYAQKVVNFLNNSDIRTVLDDRNEKIGRKIRDNELKKIPYMLIVGEQEMNENKVSVRRQGEGDKGSMTTEEFAEMINKEVEAQLNSIYNE from the coding sequence ATGGTAAAGATTAAATTTCCCGATGGGAATGTAAAAGAGTTCGAGTCCGGGGTTACCGGCATGGACATAGCTAAGTCGATTAGCCATAAGCTGGCTAAGGAAGTGTTGTCTATATCCGTAAATGGCGTCACGTGGGATTTGACGCGCGGTATAACAACAGACTCCGAGATTAAGCTATATACATGGGACGATGAAGAGGGACGCCATGCTTTCTGGCACTCATCTGCACACCTTATGGCAGAAGCTTTGCAGGCTATTTACCCGAATATCAAGTTCGGTATCGGTCCGGCTATTGAAAATGGTTTCTACTATGACGTGGACCCGGGAGAAGGTGTTGCTATCCAAGAGAAAGATTTGGCGGAGATCGAGAAGAAGATGTTGGAATTGGCAAGAAAGAACGAGGAATATTGCAGGATAGACGTTAGTAAGCAAGAGGCGTTGAATCATTTTTCATCGCTCAACGAGACATATAAGGTAGAGTTAATCAACGATTTGGAAGACGGGACAATCACGTATTACCGTCAAGGTGATTTCACGGATTTGTGCCGCGGACCGCATTTGCCTAATACATCCTATATCAAGGCTATCAAGTTGACTTCTGTTGCGGGGGCTTACTGGAGGGGGAATGAACACAACAAGATGTTAACCCGTATATACGGAATTACTTTCCCGAAACAGAAAATGTTGGACGAGTGGTTGGTGATGATGGAGGAGGCCAAACAACGCGATCATCGCAAGATCGGTAAGGAGATGGAGTTGTTCATGTTCTCGCAAGCGGTTGGTTCGGGACTCCCGATGTGGTTGCCGAAGGGTGCCATGTTGAGAGATCGTCTGGAGGCTTTCTTGCGTAAAGTGCAAAAGAAATACGGTTACCAGCAGGTGATCACGCCGCATATCGGTAACGTGAATTTGTACAAGACTTCAGGACATTTCCAGAAGTACGGTAAAGATAGTTTCCAGGTAATCACGACCCCGCAGGAAGGCGAGGAGTTCATGTTGAAACCGATGAACTGCCCGCACCATTGCGAGATGTACAAGTTCAAACCGCGGTCGTACAAGGATCTTCCGGTGCGTTTTGCCGAGTTCGGTACGGTGTATCGTTACGAGCAGAGCGGGGAATTGCACGGGTTGACAAGGGTGCGCGGGTTCACGCAGGATGATGCCCATTTGTTCTGTACGCCCGATCAGTTGAAAGAGGAGTTCAAGAAAGTGATCGATATTATTTTCACGATATTCAAAGCGTTGAGTTTCGATAATTTCACCGCGCAGGTTTCTTTGAGAGACCCGAATAACAAGGAAAAATACATCGGAACCGACGAAAACTGGGAGAAGGCCGAGAGTGCTATTATCGAGGCTGCTGCCGAGAAAGGATTGAAAACGACGGTAGAGTTGGGTGAGGCTGCTTTCTATGGACCGAAGCTGGATTTCATGGTGAAGGATGCTATCGGTCGGAAATGGCAGTTGGGAACGATTCAAGTGGATTACAATTTGCCGGAACGTTTCGACTTGGAATTCACGGGTGCCGATAACCAGAAGCATCGTCCGGTTATGATTCACCGGGCGCCGTTCGGAAGTATGGAGCGTTTCGTGGCCGTGCTGATCGAGCATACGGGTGGAAAATTCCCGTTGTGGTTGACGCCGGATCAGGTCGTGGTGCTCCCGATCAGTGAAAAATACAACGATTATGCTCAAAAAGTTGTAAATTTCTTAAATAATTCCGACATTCGCACCGTTTTAGACGATCGTAACGAAAAGATTGGTCGTAAGATACGTGATAACGAGTTGAAAAAGATTCCTTACATGTTGATTGTCGGTGAGCAGGAAATGAACGAGAAT
- a CDS encoding redox-sensing transcriptional repressor Rex has product MANDSKIVPVPVLRRMPAYLSFVKTLQKQGEKYVSSTRIAEYMEIDATQVTKDLSHTGISGKTRVGYEVDNFVEILDDFLGFNKINNAFLVGAGSLGCALLQDKGLRNFGLNIQKAFDVDKSKIGTKINDVEIFHVDQFRGMPGECNVAIGIITVPAECAQNVADLMVAWGIKAIWNFTPARIKVPAHIAVQNTTIYTNLAILFNKLHGQE; this is encoded by the coding sequence ATGGCTAATGATAGTAAAATTGTTCCAGTTCCTGTTTTGAGGCGGATGCCCGCGTATCTTTCTTTCGTGAAAACATTGCAAAAACAGGGGGAGAAATACGTTTCATCGACAAGAATTGCTGAATACATGGAAATAGACGCCACGCAAGTGACGAAAGATTTATCACATACCGGTATCTCCGGGAAAACTCGTGTCGGTTACGAGGTGGATAATTTCGTGGAGATACTGGATGACTTTCTTGGTTTCAATAAAATTAATAATGCCTTTCTGGTCGGGGCAGGTTCACTAGGGTGTGCCTTGCTGCAGGATAAGGGATTAAGGAATTTCGGGTTGAATATACAGAAGGCTTTCGACGTGGACAAGTCTAAAATCGGAACAAAGATTAATGATGTCGAAATTTTTCACGTGGACCAGTTCCGGGGTATGCCGGGAGAATGTAACGTGGCGATAGGTATTATTACCGTTCCGGCCGAATGTGCCCAAAATGTGGCCGATTTAATGGTTGCTTGGGGAATCAAGGCTATTTGGAACTTTACCCCGGCCCGGATCAAGGTTCCTGCCCATATCGCCGTGCAAAACACGACAATATACACGAACTTGGCCATTTTATTCAATAAATTGCACGGGCAGGAATAG
- a CDS encoding bactofilin family protein, protein MEKDVQAILNLLSEGAVVEGDIQTPRDIRIDGSLVGTVRTDGRLILGPSSRVKGKVNSPNINVYGNVEGDIVSTGIVVLRAKSNVKGTISTTTMLVEAGAVFNGECYMVASAKTVVRPETTDKK, encoded by the coding sequence ATGGAAAAAGATGTACAGGCAATCTTGAATCTTTTGAGTGAAGGTGCTGTCGTGGAGGGTGATATTCAAACGCCAAGAGACATACGGATAGACGGCTCGCTAGTCGGGACGGTTCGTACTGATGGGCGTTTGATCCTCGGGCCTTCTTCTCGTGTTAAGGGAAAAGTTAATTCTCCGAATATCAACGTGTATGGAAACGTGGAGGGGGATATCGTCTCGACCGGTATTGTCGTGTTAAGGGCAAAATCAAACGTGAAGGGAACGATTTCCACGACAACGATGCTTGTTGAGGCCGGGGCCGTGTTTAACGGGGAATGTTATATGGTCGCGTCAGCCAAAACAGTTGTTCGTCCGGAAACAACAGATAAGAAATAA
- a CDS encoding bifunctional folylpolyglutamate synthase/dihydrofolate synthase: protein MNYKETLEWLFAQLPMYQREGKAAYKANLDNTLKLDEHFGSPHKQFKTIHVGGTNGKGSVSHMLASILQEAGYKTGLYTSPHLKDFRERIKINGEMITEEYVIHFVEENKSFFAEIKPSFFEMTVAMAFQYFAEQQVDIAVIEVGLGGRLDSTNIITPLASVVTNISFDHMALLGDTLEKIAREKAGIIKPGIPAIIGTKDASSDFVFIEKAKECGSPLEFASENWQVTRDDKNVYRLENKNGVVFAPVQADLKGLYQRKNIPAVLETILTLRNNGLHISDQNVYDGIANTIRNTGLLGRWQELSQAPYTVCDTGHNIDGLTEIVAQLKTCTYEKLHFVIGMVNDKDVDSVLHILPKDAIYYFCKASIPRAMDEKILAEKARANHLHGTTFPTVAAAYQAARDAAGERDMIYIGGSTFVVAEVI, encoded by the coding sequence ATGAATTACAAGGAAACATTAGAATGGCTGTTTGCCCAACTTCCCATGTATCAGAGAGAAGGCAAGGCCGCGTACAAAGCCAATTTGGATAATACGTTAAAACTGGACGAACACTTCGGTTCCCCGCACAAGCAATTCAAAACGATCCACGTGGGAGGTACGAATGGCAAGGGGTCCGTGTCTCACATGTTGGCTTCCATTTTACAGGAAGCCGGGTATAAAACCGGACTGTACACGTCCCCGCATTTGAAAGATTTCCGGGAACGTATCAAAATAAACGGGGAGATGATCACGGAAGAATACGTGATCCATTTCGTGGAAGAGAACAAATCGTTTTTCGCCGAAATCAAACCTTCCTTTTTCGAAATGACGGTAGCCATGGCTTTCCAATATTTCGCAGAGCAACAGGTTGATATCGCTGTTATTGAAGTAGGGCTTGGGGGACGGTTGGACTCCACGAATATCATTACCCCCCTGGCCTCGGTGGTCACGAATATTTCATTCGATCACATGGCTCTTCTCGGTGACACGTTGGAAAAAATCGCACGCGAGAAAGCCGGGATCATCAAACCCGGTATCCCCGCTATCATCGGGACGAAAGATGCCTCCAGTGATTTTGTTTTCATTGAAAAAGCAAAAGAATGCGGAAGTCCCCTTGAATTCGCGTCCGAAAACTGGCAAGTAACACGGGATGACAAGAATGTTTACCGGTTGGAGAACAAAAACGGGGTCGTGTTTGCCCCCGTGCAAGCAGACTTGAAGGGGCTTTATCAACGAAAAAATATTCCGGCCGTTCTGGAAACTATTCTAACCCTCAGGAACAATGGTTTGCATATTTCCGATCAAAACGTGTATGACGGTATTGCCAACACCATTCGCAACACGGGACTGCTTGGACGCTGGCAGGAATTATCACAAGCGCCTTACACGGTATGCGACACGGGGCATAACATCGACGGACTGACCGAGATTGTCGCGCAACTAAAAACCTGCACGTACGAAAAACTTCATTTCGTGATCGGTATGGTAAATGATAAGGACGTGGACAGCGTGTTGCATATTCTGCCCAAAGATGCTATCTATTATTTCTGCAAAGCCTCTATCCCCAGGGCCATGGACGAAAAGATTTTAGCCGAGAAAGCCCGGGCAAATCATCTTCACGGGACAACCTTCCCGACCGTCGCGGCAGCCTATCAAGCAGCCCGCGATGCTGCCGGCGAGCGGGATATGATATATATCGGGGGAAGTACCTTTGTTGTAGCGGAAGTGATTTAA
- a CDS encoding META domain-containing protein, with translation MKGIFFCCLLTIWMASCKSAKESVSLTGVKWVAESLNGKEIKFKERGSEVFITLESDNKKVFGRAGCNRFFGTYEQNESQLTFSGMGATRMACPDMDIETSFFKVLEDTKSFIIKNDKLTLKDNNNVIAVFKAQKETPEKE, from the coding sequence ATGAAAGGAATATTTTTTTGTTGTCTACTAACAATATGGATGGCTTCGTGCAAATCGGCAAAAGAGAGTGTTTCTCTGACCGGGGTGAAATGGGTAGCGGAGAGTTTGAACGGAAAAGAAATTAAGTTCAAAGAAAGGGGAAGCGAGGTCTTCATCACGCTTGAAAGCGATAATAAGAAAGTATTTGGAAGGGCCGGATGTAATCGTTTTTTTGGTACTTACGAGCAAAATGAATCGCAATTAACTTTTAGCGGGATGGGAGCGACCCGGATGGCTTGTCCTGATATGGATATTGAAACCAGTTTTTTCAAGGTGCTGGAAGATACGAAGAGTTTTATCATCAAGAATGATAAGTTGACGCTGAAAGATAATAATAACGTGATCGCGGTATTCAAAGCGCAAAAAGAAACGCCTGAAAAGGAATAA
- a CDS encoding Na(+)-translocating NADH-quinone reductase subunit A, with the protein MSKVIKLKKGLDIKLKGEAENLVKSIEKCDFYAVKPTDFRLLTPKLAVKAGDQVKAGDVLFINKYRPEVKFTSPVSGTVEAVNRGERRKLLEVVVKADAQIQYKDFGAADVNKLSREEIIEKLLDSGVWPMIKQRPYDIIANPADMPKAIFVSGFDSAPLAPDFDITLTDELAALQSGIDCLNKLGGKNVNLNLKEGTPSSSVFTKLKNVEVNYFAGPHPAGNAGIQIHHLNPINKGEIVWVVNAMDLAIIGRLFISGKFDARKTIALVGSEVEKPAYYKTILGANIGCIVNGKLKNQVHQRIISGNVLTGYKVSEENYLGYYNNMVTVIPEGDHYEFLGWAAPGFNKFSISKTFPSFLCPKKKYTLDANYHGEERAFVVTGQYEKVLPMDILPVYLLKAVLAEDLDKMEQLGMYEVVPEDMALCEFVCTSKTPVQEILEKGIELMIKELS; encoded by the coding sequence ATGTCCAAGGTTATAAAACTGAAAAAGGGCCTTGATATCAAGTTAAAAGGAGAAGCAGAGAATCTGGTAAAAAGCATTGAGAAATGTGATTTTTACGCGGTCAAACCGACAGACTTTCGTCTACTTACCCCCAAACTTGCAGTAAAGGCAGGCGATCAAGTGAAAGCGGGCGACGTGTTGTTTATCAACAAGTACAGGCCCGAAGTCAAATTCACATCACCTGTTAGCGGTACAGTCGAAGCCGTGAACAGAGGAGAGAGAAGAAAATTACTGGAAGTCGTGGTTAAAGCGGATGCCCAGATCCAATACAAAGATTTTGGAGCCGCCGACGTGAACAAACTTTCCAGGGAGGAAATCATCGAAAAATTGCTTGACAGTGGCGTATGGCCCATGATCAAACAACGTCCGTACGACATCATCGCGAACCCGGCCGATATGCCGAAAGCGATATTCGTGTCCGGTTTTGATTCCGCACCTCTCGCTCCGGATTTTGACATTACTCTTACAGATGAGTTGGCCGCGCTTCAATCCGGAATCGATTGCTTAAACAAGTTAGGCGGTAAAAACGTGAACTTAAACTTGAAAGAAGGTACGCCGTCATCGTCCGTGTTCACCAAGCTGAAAAACGTGGAGGTAAATTACTTCGCGGGACCGCATCCGGCTGGGAATGCAGGAATCCAGATACACCACTTGAACCCGATCAATAAAGGAGAGATCGTTTGGGTGGTAAATGCCATGGATCTTGCCATTATCGGGCGATTATTTATTTCCGGTAAATTCGATGCCCGCAAGACGATCGCTCTGGTGGGGTCGGAAGTTGAAAAGCCCGCTTATTACAAGACTATTTTAGGTGCAAACATCGGTTGCATCGTGAACGGGAAACTGAAGAACCAAGTTCATCAACGTATTATTTCCGGTAATGTACTCACGGGTTACAAGGTTAGCGAAGAGAATTATCTCGGATACTATAATAACATGGTAACGGTTATTCCCGAAGGAGATCATTACGAATTTTTGGGCTGGGCCGCTCCCGGGTTCAATAAATTCTCCATATCAAAAACGTTCCCCTCTTTCTTATGCCCGAAGAAGAAATACACCCTTGATGCCAATTATCACGGGGAAGAGAGAGCTTTCGTGGTGACAGGCCAATACGAGAAAGTCCTTCCCATGGACATTCTTCCCGTTTACCTGCTGAAAGCCGTACTGGCAGAGGATTTGGACAAGATGGAACAACTCGGAATGTACGAGGTTGTCCCGGAAGATATGGCTTTATGCGAGTTCGTTTGTACCTCTAAAACCCCGGTACAGGAGATCCTGGAAAAAGGTATAGAGTTAATGATAAAAGAACTAAGCTAA
- a CDS encoding NADH:ubiquinone reductase (Na(+)-transporting) subunit B, producing the protein MNFLRNYLDKQKPKFEKGGKLYKLHSVFTGFESFLFVPNRTTSSGCNIRDAIDLKRTMIVVVLALIPALLFGIYNVGYQHFNAMGTLANTGFFELFFYGLWRVLPMIVVSYVVGLGIEFAAAQIRGHEINEGFLVSGLLIPMVMPINAPLWMVGVSTAFAVIIGKEIFGGTGMNIWNPALLARAFFFFSYPSMISGDKVWIAGMPDGFSQATPLAEVSQGLPMTYDMSSMFWGFIPGSVGETSTFCILLGAILLIATGIGSWKIMLSTFIGGYCMALLLNYTLPATNPYAAITPITHLIMGGFAFGAVFMATDPVTSAQTERGKWIYGFILGVMAILIRTLNPGYPEGMMLAILLMNTFAPLIDWFVVQGNIKRRLKRAKQFQI; encoded by the coding sequence ATGAATTTTTTACGCAATTATTTAGATAAGCAAAAGCCAAAATTCGAAAAGGGAGGCAAACTATACAAGTTGCATTCTGTTTTCACGGGTTTTGAGTCTTTTCTTTTCGTGCCTAACCGCACGACATCTTCAGGCTGTAATATCCGGGACGCGATCGATCTGAAAAGAACCATGATCGTTGTCGTACTGGCCCTTATTCCGGCTCTTTTATTCGGTATCTACAACGTGGGGTACCAGCATTTCAACGCGATGGGAACGCTGGCGAACACAGGTTTCTTCGAGTTGTTCTTCTATGGATTGTGGAGAGTATTACCCATGATCGTTGTTTCTTACGTGGTCGGGTTGGGTATTGAATTTGCCGCCGCGCAGATCAGGGGACACGAGATCAACGAGGGATTCCTCGTATCCGGTCTGTTAATCCCGATGGTTATGCCGATCAACGCTCCCCTTTGGATGGTAGGAGTTTCTACCGCCTTCGCGGTGATTATCGGTAAAGAAATCTTTGGCGGTACCGGTATGAACATCTGGAACCCGGCATTATTAGCCCGTGCTTTCTTCTTCTTCTCCTACCCTTCCATGATTTCAGGAGATAAGGTATGGATTGCCGGAATGCCCGACGGGTTCTCGCAAGCCACCCCGCTTGCAGAGGTATCTCAGGGGCTACCTATGACGTATGATATGTCTTCCATGTTCTGGGGATTTATCCCGGGATCCGTGGGTGAAACATCCACGTTCTGCATCCTGCTTGGGGCTATTCTGTTAATTGCCACCGGAATCGGTAGCTGGAAGATCATGCTTTCCACTTTCATCGGAGGTTACTGCATGGCTTTATTGCTTAACTACACGTTGCCCGCGACCAATCCGTACGCGGCAATCACCCCGATTACCCATTTAATCATGGGAGGTTTTGCTTTCGGAGCCGTATTCATGGCTACAGACCCTGTAACATCGGCACAAACGGAAAGAGGGAAATGGATATACGGTTTCATTTTAGGTGTCATGGCCATCCTTATTCGTACGCTTAACCCCGGTTATCCGGAAGGAATGATGTTAGCCATCCTGTTAATGAACACCTTTGCTCCGCTTATTGACTGGTTTGTTGTCCAAGGCAACATCAAGCGCAGACTGAAAAGAGCTAAACAATTTCAGATTTAA
- the nqrC gene encoding NADH:ubiquinone reductase (Na(+)-transporting) subunit C, producing MNKQGNTYTFIYSIVLVVVVAAILAIVSLSLKPYQDENIENEKRQNILSSVNVSSTPETSAELFNKIITKQFILNYKGEAIEGNAFAVDIPTEGKKLQKALKNPELQKALKDGQLLSETIKDDKALADIKFPVFVADVDGAIKYVLPTYGVGLWGPVWGYISLNEDKNTVYGVLFDHKGETPGLGAEITQPFFQKQFSGKTIFENSSLKAITVKKGGNATGAHEVDGISGGTITSKAVETMIADYLKCYEQFLKQIQ from the coding sequence ATGAACAAACAAGGAAATACATATACCTTTATTTATTCCATCGTTTTGGTTGTCGTAGTTGCAGCCATTTTGGCGATAGTGTCTCTTTCACTGAAGCCATATCAAGATGAGAATATAGAGAACGAGAAGAGACAAAACATTCTGAGTTCTGTAAATGTTAGTTCTACCCCGGAGACTTCGGCTGAATTGTTCAATAAGATCATCACGAAACAATTCATTCTGAACTACAAGGGTGAGGCTATCGAAGGAAACGCTTTCGCCGTGGACATCCCGACGGAAGGTAAGAAACTTCAGAAAGCGCTAAAAAATCCGGAACTTCAGAAAGCGTTGAAGGACGGACAACTGCTTTCAGAAACGATCAAAGATGACAAAGCATTGGCAGATATCAAATTCCCGGTATTCGTGGCCGATGTTGACGGTGCCATCAAGTATGTCCTGCCGACCTACGGGGTTGGGCTTTGGGGGCCTGTTTGGGGGTATATTTCTTTAAACGAGGACAAAAACACGGTTTACGGGGTTTTGTTCGATCACAAAGGAGAAACTCCCGGGCTTGGAGCCGAGATCACTCAACCGTTTTTCCAAAAGCAATTCAGCGGAAAGACTATTTTTGAGAACTCCTCTTTAAAAGCCATCACGGTGAAGAAAGGCGGCAACGCAACCGGGGCACACGAAGTTGACGGAATCTCCGGGGGTACTATTACATCAAAAGCAGTTGAGACCATGATTGCCGACTACTTAAAATGTTACGAACAATTCTTAAAACAAATACAATAA
- a CDS encoding NADH:ubiquinone reductase (Na(+)-transporting) subunit D: MSDKETLFSAKNRGLLLGPLSKNNPVLVQILGICSALAVTAKMEPAIVMALSVTAVTAFSNVILSLLRNTIPTRIRIIVQLVVVAALVIIVDQVLKAFAYEVSKQLSVFVGLIITNCIIMGRIEAFALGNKPWPSLLDGIGNGLGYGLVLVIVAFFRELLGSGTLFGVKVIPQIFYDWGYQNNGLMILPPMALMLVGLIIWVHRSKNKDLIEQK, encoded by the coding sequence ATGAGCGATAAAGAAACATTATTTTCAGCTAAGAACCGAGGCTTGTTACTCGGCCCCTTGAGCAAAAATAACCCCGTTCTGGTACAGATTCTGGGTATATGTTCTGCTCTCGCCGTAACCGCGAAAATGGAACCGGCCATCGTGATGGCTCTTTCGGTTACAGCCGTAACGGCATTCTCTAACGTGATTCTTTCGCTACTGAGAAATACAATCCCGACACGTATACGTATTATAGTGCAATTGGTGGTGGTTGCCGCACTGGTAATCATCGTGGACCAAGTACTGAAAGCATTTGCTTACGAGGTAAGTAAACAATTGTCCGTGTTCGTCGGGTTGATCATCACAAACTGTATCATCATGGGACGTATCGAGGCGTTCGCCTTGGGCAACAAACCGTGGCCTTCATTACTTGACGGTATCGGTAACGGTCTCGGATACGGTTTAGTCCTCGTTATCGTGGCATTCTTCCGTGAATTACTCGGATCCGGAACTTTGTTCGGAGTAAAAGTAATCCCGCAAATATTCTACGATTGGGGTTATCAAAACAACGGTCTGATGATTCTTCCCCCGATGGCGTTGATGCTGGTGGGGCTGATCATCTGGGTTCACCGTTCCAAGAACAAGGATTTAATAGAACAGAAATAG
- the nqrE gene encoding NADH:ubiquinone reductase (Na(+)-transporting) subunit E: MENLLNIFVRSVFIDNMIFAYFLGMCSYLAVSKTVKTSFGLGIAVVFVLLITVPVNYLLDNFVLKAGALSWLLGESAANIDLSFLSFIMFIAVIAAIVQLVEMVVEKFAPALYNQLGIFLPLIAVNCAIMGASLFMQERGYANIGEATAFGLGSGIGWMLAIVGIAAIREKLTYSNIPAPLRGIGITFIVTGLMAISFMSFLGINL, encoded by the coding sequence ATGGAAAATCTATTAAATATATTTGTACGGTCCGTATTCATTGATAACATGATCTTTGCTTACTTTTTGGGTATGTGTTCATACCTTGCGGTATCGAAGACCGTGAAGACATCATTCGGATTAGGTATTGCCGTCGTATTCGTGTTATTGATCACCGTTCCGGTGAACTACTTGCTGGATAACTTCGTGTTGAAAGCCGGTGCTTTAAGCTGGTTATTAGGTGAAAGTGCAGCAAATATCGACTTGAGTTTCTTGAGTTTCATCATGTTTATCGCGGTTATTGCCGCCATCGTGCAACTCGTGGAAATGGTGGTTGAAAAGTTTGCCCCGGCTCTCTACAACCAGTTAGGAATCTTCCTTCCGTTGATCGCGGTAAACTGCGCCATCATGGGTGCATCTTTGTTCATGCAGGAAAGAGGATACGCTAACATTGGAGAGGCAACCGCTTTCGGTTTGGGTTCAGGTATCGGCTGGATGCTCGCCATCGTGGGTATTGCCGCTATTCGCGAGAAACTGACATATTCAAACATCCCTGCCCCGCTTAGAGGTATCGGTATTACCTTTATCGTGACGGGATTGATGGCTATTTCATTCATGAGTTTCTTGGGAATTAACCTGTAA
- the nqrF gene encoding NADH:ubiquinone reductase (Na(+)-transporting) subunit F produces MMLLAINTTIVMSGVIVFLIVTLILVGMLLFAKAKLTPKGEVKVDINHGEKELVTEPGSTLLATLGNNKIFLPSACGGKGSCGMCRCQVESGAGSILPTETGFFSYKQQHDNWRLACQVKVKENIEMHIPEAVLGIKKWECEVVSNRNISTFLKEFVVKLPEGENLKFKSGGYIQIDVPAIDVDFKTFDIDEKYKADWERMKMFDLKMHNPEATYRAYSMANSPAEGNIIMLNIRIATPPFDKAIGGFANVNPGICSSYIFSRKPGDKVNISGPYGEFFLRDTNNEMMFIGGGAGMAPMRSHIFNLFHTMHTDRKVTFWYGARALQEAPYVDEFNKIQEENPNFHWTLALDRPDPVADAAGVAYKPGFVHQVIFENYLKNHENPEDIEYYLCGPPMMISAVTKMLYDLGVPDENVMYDNFGG; encoded by the coding sequence ATGATGTTATTAGCAATAAATACAACAATTGTCATGTCGGGGGTCATCGTGTTCCTTATCGTAACACTGATTCTGGTAGGCATGCTTTTGTTCGCCAAGGCCAAACTGACTCCCAAAGGAGAGGTGAAGGTTGATATTAATCATGGCGAAAAGGAATTAGTAACCGAACCGGGGTCCACGTTGTTGGCCACCCTTGGAAACAACAAGATCTTCCTTCCCTCGGCTTGTGGAGGTAAAGGTTCATGCGGTATGTGTCGTTGTCAGGTTGAATCCGGAGCAGGGTCTATCCTACCGACAGAAACAGGGTTCTTCTCTTATAAACAACAACACGACAACTGGCGTTTGGCTTGCCAAGTGAAAGTGAAAGAGAATATCGAAATGCACATTCCGGAAGCAGTTCTTGGAATCAAGAAATGGGAATGTGAAGTGGTTTCTAACAGAAACATCTCTACTTTCTTGAAAGAATTCGTGGTAAAATTACCGGAAGGCGAAAATTTGAAATTCAAATCCGGTGGATACATCCAGATTGACGTACCCGCAATCGATGTTGACTTCAAGACTTTCGATATTGACGAGAAGTATAAGGCAGACTGGGAGCGGATGAAGATGTTCGATCTCAAAATGCACAATCCGGAAGCTACTTACCGGGCTTACTCTATGGCCAACTCCCCGGCGGAAGGTAACATTATCATGTTGAACATTCGTATCGCTACTCCCCCGTTTGACAAAGCCATCGGTGGTTTTGCCAACGTGAACCCCGGTATCTGTTCTTCATACATCTTCTCTCGCAAACCGGGAGATAAGGTAAATATTTCCGGACCTTACGGAGAGTTCTTCTTGAGAGACACGAATAATGAAATGATGTTTATCGGTGGTGGTGCCGGTATGGCCCCCATGCGTTCACACATCTTTAACCTCTTCCACACGATGCACACCGATCGTAAAGTTACTTTCTGGTACGGTGCGCGTGCTTTGCAAGAAGCTCCTTACGTGGATGAGTTCAACAAGATTCAAGAAGAGAACCCGAACTTCCACTGGACGCTGGCTCTTGACAGACCGGATCCCGTGGCAGATGCGGCAGGCGTGGCTTATAAACCGGGCTTTGTTCACCAAGTAATCTTCGAGAATTATTTGAAGAATCATGAAAACCCTGAAGATATTGAATATTACCTCTGCGGTCCTCCTATGATGATCTCGGCAGTAACCAAAATGCTGTACGACCTTGGAGTTCCGGATGAAAACGTGATGTACGATAACTTCGGAGGATAA